A single window of Anser cygnoides isolate HZ-2024a breed goose chromosome 12, Taihu_goose_T2T_genome, whole genome shotgun sequence DNA harbors:
- the ANKRD11 gene encoding LOW QUALITY PROTEIN: ankyrin repeat domain-containing protein 11 (The sequence of the model RefSeq protein was modified relative to this genomic sequence to represent the inferred CDS: deleted 2 bases in 1 codon) — MPKGGCSKTPQPEDFSLSNDMVEKQTGKKDKDKVSLTKTPKLDRSDGGKEVKERATKRKLPFTVGTNGDQKDSDTEKQGPERKRIKKEPATRKPGLLFGMGLSGIRAGYPLSERQQVALLMQMTAEESANSPVDTTPKHPSQSTVCQKGTPNSASKTKDKVNKRNERGETRLHRAAIRGDARRIKELIIEGADVNVKDFAGWTALHEACNRGYYDVAKQLLAAGAEVNTKGLDDDTPLHDAANNGHFKVVKLLLHYGGNPHQSNRKGETPLKVANSPTMVNLLLGKTTYPSSEESSTETSEEEDAPSFAPSSSVDGNNTDSEFEKGLKHKPKAQEPPKTITPVKDEYEFDEDDEQDRVPPVDDKHLLKKDYRKETKANSFISIPKMEVKTYTKNNTITPKKAAHRILSDSSDEEETSVAVGTGEKLRLSTHSILPSSKIREPASTKPQKEKSKVKKKRKKETKSKEVRFGKKNDKFCSSESESENVESEEDDRDSLQSSSCVKDSRLVLKESSLFNSLSASSTSSHGSLGSQKHNPNLTEQHSKHWRTDNWKTISSPAWSDVSSLSDSTRTRLTSESDYSSEDSSLESLKPVRKKPEHKKKNNPHNTVSEKKNSFHSNVDGAIPKLDKEGKVVKKHKTKHKHKNKEKGQCPISQDIKIIKTFSFEFEDSKQKPEKGLIVETENPVENKLKVLKHEREHCKKEEKLPKGKVEEKEWLFKDETGKSSKEEKSLRKVKEGSKDMSKSFREGLSKSEKEKPVKEKSPKEEKPRIHKEERKKKSKDKQSKSEKKNELKEEKVAKLEKEKSFKEEKEKCKKEKMYRDESGFDEFNNKNQFPESEDTKFSLSDDQQERWFSDLSSDSSFDFKGEDSWDSPVTDFREIKNDTVAKLIIEPVKEEIKDKKKENKTKEKKEYNEKRNEKDAFLKKKDRDYVDKSSEKKKDQTDRHKAAPSYLPEKDKKRKDSAESVKERKEKDTGETNKDRKDSSDGSKDRKDSKTKQEEPYRDDFKEYGCETFFKDKSDAEFSGKTLESWERHHSGKEKEKKDAPDKEKKEKVKPEKYKEKSKEGDKEKSEKAAPEKIPKDKELEKGFKEKKESKEKYKDLHSKDKERKSSFDQVKEKKEKNFVDREDFSEKKDEKKGKEKSWYSIADIFTDESEDERDDYSLTGFKVSESVGSEMHRLDSLQEKDEGAAAEKELYPEKHRKYSSDRQHSGEKQKDKDSKEKKKDKGTSEGGKEKKEKNSFEKHKEKKDKDSSEKYKDRKDRTSIDSNQEKKNKQKLPEKVEKKHASDDKVKNKHKEKLDKEHSKEKKSSKGGESEKSLLEKLEEEALNDYRDDSNDKISEISSDSFTDRGQEPGLTSLFESSNLSLTDASEEKFKDALPLPCLQDKLKEKERHRHSSSSSKKSHEKEKAKKEKTEKKEKSDEFKDSSSRKDSSHYEKDFSVDGEAFSTSYNMKAEPDEEPEKSIDYLFSEKKDKNDSERELSKKAEKEKTYGSSAISTVKEKKKRDKHKEKWKEEKEKHRDKHTDGFFKHHKDEPKSTLKEKDSPQVTTFKDKSKEENLKFGETKLKEKLKENQEKDKTESIKISNGNEKITLSKDSGKKDARPREKLLGDGDLMMTSFERMLSQKDLEIEERHKRHKERMKQMEKMRHRSGDPKLKDKIKSSEDVRKRSLDLATKKPLTLDTQLKDKKLKELGPLTPILSPENKAQPAVGTDSKDWITGPQLKEILPASPRPDQNRPTGVPTPASVVSCPSYEEVMQTPRTPSCSNEDYTDLMFECADSQHSLPISTMSMNACSPSFFDRYANVSGGLPENPSQTPTRTIPSTNLYRSISVDIRRAPEEEFTVGDKFFRQQSVPATSNYDSPVQHLMEEKVPLPSVPTEKFQCLSPGYYSPDYGVSSPKVEALHCPPGAVSGVAQSPESVFSGLQAKSSPSHRDELLAPSVESALPPDLGMPLDTTEEQQATASIMPPEPTYLPPIEENHFSSGIPEQNNIDWDNPPSRNPDAAMPPSLMANAAEHSVTWSMGSELLMKSPQRFSESPKPPLCSLEPIHPTPVAFIPTDTSYPVSPISYPLSVSEPGLDEVKEDAEEAVPGEIANAEEQAPYMSPTRLDTFFNNCKPLPEEAPEIPPEPPCMPAEPQAEVVSAPENNYIENTTTTPANTEEAVTWPDPFTNTEDDLDLGPFSLPELPLQPKDVAETEMAEAEPVEESPVTASETSAGIIKASAPAVAAGDAEEPPASQAAAALPLEAEPQAEEQKSEAAAQDATSEGLSGAEEKRGGRGSPDSPANLVGVCPGREQGGGGGAGGPVLLRRGAGEQLPGLSPARGQRRGQRRAGERRGTRGEPSLFLPDRCASRERASRNC, encoded by the exons ATGCCCAAGGGTGGGTGTTCTAAAACACCACAGCCAGAAGATTTCTCTCTCAGCAACGACATGGTGGAGAAACAAACGGGGAAAAAG gATAAAGATAAAGTTTCTCTAACCAAGACTCCCAAGTTGGACCGGAGCGATGGCGGCAAAGAGGTGAAAGAGAGGGCCACGAAGCGGAAGTTGCCTTTCACTGTCGGAACAAATGGAGATCAAAAGGACTCAGATACAG AAAAGCAGGGTCCAGAGCGGAAGAGGATTAAAAAGGAGCCCGCCACGAGAAAGCCTGGCTTGCTGTTTGGAATGGGCCTTTCAGGAATCCGGGCAGGCTACCCGCTCTCCGAGCGCCAGCAAGTCGCTCTTCTCATGCAGATGACAGCCGAGGAGTCTGCAAACAGCCCAG TTGACACAACACCAAAGCATCCCTCTCAGTCCACAGTTTGTCAGAAGGGAACTCCTAACTCTGCCTCCAAAACCAAAGATAAAGTAAATAAGAGAAACGAGCGAGGAGAGACTCGGCTGCATCGAGCTGCCATCCGAGGAGATGCCCGGCGCATCAAGGAGCTCATCATCGAGGGTGCGGATGTCAATGTGAAAGACTTTGCAG GCTGGACGGCGTTGCACGAGGCATGCAACCGGGGTTACTACGATGTTGCAAAGCAGTTGCTTGCTGCAGGCGCAGAAGTCAACACCAAGGGGTTGGACGATGACACCCCGCTGCACGACGCAGCGAATAACGGGCACTTCAAG gTGGTGAAATTGTTGTTGCATTATGGAGGGAATCCTCATCAAAGCAACAGGAAGGGGGAGACACCTTTAAAAGTAGCTAATTCTCCCACCATGGTGAACCTGCTCCTGGGGAAGACGACGTACCCCTCCAGCGAAGAGAGCTCAACAG aGACCTCGGAAGAGGAGGATGCCCCGTCCTTCGCTCCCTCCAGCTCTGTTGATGGCAATAACACAGACTCAGAGTTCGAGAAGGGTTTGAAGCACAAACCCAAGGCCCAGGAGCCCCCCAAAACCATCACCCCGGTGAAGGATGAGTATGAATTTGATGAGGACGATGAACAGGACCGGGTCCCGCCAGTCGATGACAAACATTTGCTGAAAAAGGATTACAGAAAAGAGACTAAAGCAAACAGTTTCATTTCCATACCCAAAATGGAAGTGAAAACTTATACTAAAAATAACACAATTACACCAAAGAAAGCTGCCCACCGCATCCTGTCGGACAGCTCGGACGAGGAGGAGACCAGCGTTGCTGTGGGGACGGGGGAGAAGCTGCGACTTTCGACCCACTCGATATTGCCCAGCAGCAAGATTCGGGAGCCTGCCAGCACAAAGCCgcagaaggagaaaagcaaagtaaaaaagaaGCGGAAGAAGGAGACGAAAAGCAAAGAGGTTCGatttggcaaaaaaaatgacaaattttgTTCCTCTGAATCAGAGAGTGAAAACGTGGAGAGTGAGGAGGATGATAGAGACTCTCTTCAGAGCTCTAGCTGTGTAAAGGACTCCAGGCTAGTGCTAAAAGAATCCTCCTTGTTTAACTCTCTGTCTGCCTCATCGACCTCTTCTCATGGGAGTTTAGGGTCCCAGAAACATAATCCTAATCTTACAGAACAGCACTCCAAGCACTGGAGGACGGACAATTGGAAAACCATATCTTCTCCAGCTTGGTCAGACGTCAGTTCCTTATCGGACTCCACAAGGACGAGGCTGACGAGCGAGTCAGACTACTCGTCCGAGGATTCGAGCTTAGAGTCGCTAAAGCCAGTCAGGAAGAAACCagagcacaaaaagaaaaacaacccacacaacactgtttctgagaaaaagaatTCATTCCATAGCAATGTGGATGGAGCAATTCCAAAGCTGGACAAGGAGGGGAAGGttgttaaaaaacataaaacaaaacataaacataaaaacaagGAGAAGGGACAGTGTCCCATCAGCCAAgacattaaaataatcaaaactttttcttttgagtttGAGGACTCTAAACAAAAGCCTGAGAAAGGCTTGATAGTAGAGACAGAAAATCCAGTCGAAAACAAATTGAAAGTGTTAAAGCATGAGCGAGAACACtgtaagaaggaagaaaaactccCCAAAGGTAAAGTGGAGGAGAAAGAATGGTTGTTTAAAGATGAGACTGGAAAATCCTCTAAAGAGGAGAAATCATTAAGAAAAGTCAAAGAGGGTAGTAAAGACATGAGCAAATCCTTCAGAGAAGGATTAAGTaaatcagaaaaagagaaacctgTAAAGGAGAAGTCTCCCAAAGAGGAGAAGCCAAGAATACacaaggaggagagaaagaagaagtcAAAGGACAAGCAGtcaaaatctgaaaagaagaatgagctgaaagaggagaaagtgGCTAaactagagaaagaaaaatccttcaaggaagagaaggaaaaatgcaaaaaagaaaaaatgtacaggGATGAGTCTGGGTTTGATGAGTTTAATAACAAAAACCAATTTCCCGAAAGCGAGGACACAAAGTTCAGCCTCTCGGATGATCAGCAAGAGAGGTGGTTTTCAGACTTGTCTTCTGATTCCTCCTTCGATTTCAAAGGCGAGGATAGCTGGGATTCTCCGGTAACAGATTTCAGGGAGATTAAAAATGACACTGTGGCAAAACTAATCATAGAGCCAgtgaaagaggaaattaaagacaagaaaaaggaaaacaaaacgaaggagaagaaagaatacAACGAGAAACGTAATGAAAAGGACGCtttcttaaagaagaaagacagagaCTACGTGGACAAAAGCTCCGAGAAGAAAAAGGACCAAAcagacagacacaaagctgCTCCTAGCTATTTGCCTGAAAAGGATAAGAAAAGGAAGGATTCTGCAGAGAGTGtcaaggagaggaaagaaaaagatacaggTGAAACCAACAAAGATAGAAAAGATTCCTCTGATGGCTCTAAAGACCGAAAAGAtagtaaaacaaagcaggagGAGCCCTATCGAGATGACTTCAAAGAATATGGCTGTGAAACCTTCTTCAAGGATAAGTCTGATGCTGAGTTCAGTGGCAAAACCCTGGAGAGTTGGGAGCGGCACCAttctgggaaggaaaaggagaagaaagatgcTCCcgacaaggaaaaaaaagaaaaagtgaagcCAGAAAAGTACAAGGAAAAATCCAAAGAAGGCGACaaggagaaaagtgaaaaagctgCTCCTGAGAAAATCCCAAAAGACAAAGAACTCGAAAAGggtttcaaagagaaaaaagagagtaaggaaaaatacaaagacctgcacagcaaagacaaagaaaggaagagttCCTTCGACCAGgtcaaagagaagaaagagaaaaactttgTGGATCGAGAGGACTTCTCCGAGAAAAAGGATGAGAAGAAAGGCAAGGAGAAGAGCTGGTACAGCATTGCGGACATCTTCACAGATGAAAGCGAAGACGAGAGGGATGATTACAGCTTGACTGGGTTCAAAGTCAGCGAATCCGTTGGGAGCGAAATGCACCGGCTGGACAGCCTGCAGGAGAAGGATGAGGGCGCAGCTGCTGAGAAGGAGCTGTACCCCGAGAAACACCGCAAGTACTCCTCCGACCGGCAGCACTCgggagagaagcagaaagatAAGGATTctaaggagaagaagaaggacaAAGGAACATCggaaggggggaaggagaagaaggagaagaattcctttgaaaaacacaaagaaaagaaagataaggaTTCTTCGGAGAAGTACAAAGACAGGAAAGACAGAACGTCCATAGATTCCaatcaagagaagaaaaacaagcaaaagctcCCGGAAAAGGTTGAGAAGAAACATGCCAGTGACGACAAGGTGAAGAACAAGCATAAGGAGAAGCTGGATAAGGAGCATTCCAAAGAGAAAAAGTCTTCAAAAGGAGGAGAGTCAGAGAAGAGCCTGTTGGAGAAAttggaggaggaggctctgaaCGACTATAGGGATGACTCCAACGACAAAATCAGCGAGATCTCTTCTGACAGCTTCACAGACAGAGGACAAGAGCCAGGACTGACCAGCCTCTTCGAGTCTTCGAATCTCTCTCTTACTGATGCCTCTGAAGAAAAGTTTAAGGACGCTCTCCCTTTACCCTGCTTGCAGGACAAACTCAAGGAGAAGGAGAGACACAGGCATTCCTCATCTTCATCAAAGAAAAGCCAcgagaaggaaaaagcaaagaaggaaaagacagagaaaaaggaaaaatcagatgAATTCAAAGACTCCAGTAGCAGAAAGGATTCCAGTCATTATGAAAAAGATTTCTCTGTGGATGGGGAGGCTTTTAGCACTTCCTACAATATGAAGGCAGAGCCTGATGAGGAACCAGAGAAAAGCATTGAttacttattttctgaaaagaaagataaaaatgattCTGAAAGAGAGCTGTCAAAGAAGgcggaaaaagaaaagacttatGGTTCCAGTGCCATCAGCAcagttaaagagaaaaagaagcgagataaacacaaggaaaaatggaaggaggaaaaggaaaagcatagAGACAAACACACAGATGGCTTCTTCAAGCATCACAAAGACGAGCCAAAGTCAACACTTAAAGAGAAGGACAGTCCTCAAGTTACCACCTTTAAGGACAAATCAAAGGAGGAAAACCTCAAATTCGGTGAAACCAAACTCAAGGAGAAGCTCAAGGAGAAccaagagaaagacaaaacggagtcaataaaaataagcaatggCAATGAAAAAATAACCCTTTCCAAAGACAGCGGCAAGAAGGATGCCAGGCCAAGGGAGAAGCTGCTGGGAGACGGTGATCTGATGATGACCAGCTTCGAGAGGATGCTGAGCCAGAAAGACCTGGAAATCGAGGAGCGCCACAAAAGGCACAAAGAGAGAATGAagcaaatggagaaaatgagaCACAGGTCCGGAGACCCCAAGCTAAAGGACAAAATTAAAAGCTCAGAAGACGTTCGCAAGAGGAGTCTGGATCTGGCAACAAAGAAGCCATTAACGCTGGATACTCAGCTCAAGGACAAGAAGCTCAAGGAGCTGGGCCCGCTGACTCCCATACTGTCACCGGAAAACAAGGCACAACCCGCTGTTGGCACGGACTCCAAGGACTGGATAACGGGCCCTCAGCTAAAGGAGATCCTCCCGGCCTCCCCCAGGCCGGATCAGAACCGGCCGACGGGAGTCCCAACCCCGGCATCTGTCGTGTCGTGTCCCAGCTACGAGGAGGTGATGCAGACGCCCAGGACTCCTTCGTGCAGCAACGAAGACTACACGGACCTGATGTTCGAGTGCGCGGACTCGCAGCACTCGCTGCCCATATCCACCATGTCCATGAACGCATGTTCTCCATCCTTCTTTGACAGATACGCAAACGTTTCGGGTGGCCTCCCCGAGAACCCGAGTCAGACCCCGACCCGTACCATACCCTCCACGAACCTTTATCGCTCCATCTCTGTTGATATCAGAAGGGCACCTGAGGAAGAGTTCACTGTTGGAGATAAATTTTTCAGGCAGCAAAGCGTCCCGGCGACATCAAATTATGACTCTCCGGTGCAGCATTTAATGGAGGAAAAAGTTCCCCTTCCTTCTGTTCCCACCGAGAAGTTCCAGTGTCTGTCTCCTGGGTATTACTCACCAGATTATGGGGTTTCGTCACCAAAAGTGGAGGCTCTGCACTGTCCGCCAGGGGCTGTCAGCGGAGTCGCCCAGTCTCCCGAAAGTGTCTTTTCTGGTTTACAAGCAAAATCCTCCCCTTCGCACAGAGATGAGCTGCTGGCTCCTTCGGTAGAAAGTGCTCTTCCCCCTGACCTTGGCATGCCGTTGGACACCACGGAAGAGCAGCAGGCTACTGCCTCCATCATGCCTCCAGAGCCTACCTACCTACCACCGATCGAAGAAAACCATTTCAGTTCGGGTATACCAGAACAAAACAATATAGACTGGGATAACCCTCCTTCCAGAAACCCCGACGCTGCAATGCCTCCCAGCTTGATGGCTAACGCAGCCGAGCACTCTGTCACCTGGTCCATGGGCTCAGAGCTTCTGATGAAATCTCCCCAGAGGTTTTCCGAGTCCCCCAAGCCTCCGCTCTGTTCCCTAGAGCCGATTCATCCTACACCAGTAGCCTTCATTCCCACAGATACGTCCTACCCTGTTTCTCCGATATCTTACCCGCTGTCAGTGTCTGAGCCGGGGCTCGATGAAGTCAAGGAAGATGCTGAGGAAGCAGTTCCAGGAGAAATAGCAAATGCTGAAGAGCAAGCCCCGTACATGTCCCCCACGAGGTTAGACACATTCTTCAATAACTGCAAGCCTCTTCCAGAGGAGGCACCCGAGATACCTCCGGAGCCCCCTTGTATGCCAGCAGAACCTCAGGCAGAAGTTGTTAGCGCGCCAGAGAACAACTATATagaaaacaccaccaccacgcCGGCAAATACAGAGGAGGCGGTGACGTGGCCCGATCCGTTCACCAACACCGAAGATGATTTGGACCTCGGCCCCTTCTCGCTGCCGGAGCTGCCGCTCCAGCCTAAGGATGTGGCGGAGACGGAGATGGCCGAGGCAGAACCAGTGGAAGAAAGCCCAGTGACAGCTTCAGAAACGAGCGCTGGCATCATCAAAGCCAGCGCGCCTGCGGTAGCTGCCGGGGACGCGGAGGAGCCCCCGGCcagccaggcagctgctgccctgcctctgGAAGCAGAGCCGCAGGCGGAGGAGCAGAAATCGGAAGCGGCCGCGCAGGATGCCACCTCGGAAGGGCTCAGCggagctgaagaaaaa aggggaggaCGCGGAAGCCCAGACTCTCCAGCCAACCTCGTCGGAGTCTGCCCAGGCCGAGAGCAAGGAGGTGGAGGTGGTGCAGGAGGACCTGTCCTCCTCCGGCGGGGTGCCGGAGAGCAGCTCCCAGGCCTGTCCCCCGCCCGCGGCCAGCGCCGAGGGCAGCGCCGTGCCGGAGAGCGCCGCGGCACGCGCGGGGAGCCAAGTCTCTTCCTCCCAGACCGATGCGCCTCCAGGGAACGCGCAAGCAGAAACTGTTGA
- the SLC22A31 gene encoding LOW QUALITY PROTEIN: putative solute carrier family 22 member 31 (The sequence of the model RefSeq protein was modified relative to this genomic sequence to represent the inferred CDS: deleted 1 base in 1 codon): protein MAAAGTGPGAGTGAGPGTGTGTGTGGGGSRPRGRRAAGGWAPCLALALGWALGWALGAEPPHRCRPDAALLPPPLRRLAGAALLRAAVPRLRGGWSPCQLYRYRPGTAAGTATATGTARPDGTGPCTRGWHYALPAAGLRSNMVTQWDLVCASRWKVPLEQTTHLLGWTLGSVAAGLACDRFGRRPTFVVSLGLAVPLGLGVALAISFVMVLVARMLFGAALAGAFLSLYVARLEQCDPPHRLEVTMVAGFFWIAGELLLPGLAVLCRDWRVLQGAVTMILALLAACWWCPALLLESPRWLLATQQLERARKTLQALAESSGRGADDQGSLVAELEMLAEGSPQPRYHAICEIFSTRVIWKNSVILGFTAFIGSGIRHCFTRNLAPHLPRFSSYLALVGAEAVACLFLCLTAERFGRRAVLLLCTVLTGISSLLLLALTQYLLDLIVLTLSVVGITASHAVTMLSIFFASEVLPTVVRGAGLGLIVGASFVGKAAAPITAIPNSRGFFLHHLVFASFAILSVLSIMLLPESQGRGLPQSLQDGESQRRPPLFRAPPREDHLPLLAPRGIPHDYSRLVSSTKRALGPRHSPAAAPPQT, encoded by the exons atggcggcggcggggacaGGGCCGGGGGCAGGCACCGGGGCGGGacccggcaccgggaccgggaccgggaccgggggtGGGGGGTCGAGGCCCCGGGGTCGCCGTGCCGCGGGGGGGTGGGCTCCGTGCTTGGCGCTGGCGCTGGGCTGGGCGCTGGGGTGGGCGCTGGGCGCGGAGCCCCCCCACCGCTGCCGCCCCGACGCCGCgctcctgccgccgccgctgcgcCGCCTGGCGGGGGCCGCCCTGCTCCGCGCCGCCGTCCCTCGGCTCCGCGGCGGCTGGAGCCCCTGCCAGCTCTACCGGTACcgccccggcaccgccgccggcaccgccaccgccaccggCACCGCCCGCCCCGACGGCACCGGGCCGTGCACCCGCGGCTGGCACTacgccctgcccgccgccgggcTGCGCTCCAACATGGTCAcacag TGGGACCTGGTGTGCGCCTCGCGCTGGAAGGTGCCCCTGGAGCAGACCACGCACTTGCTGGGCTGGACGCTGGGCAGCGTCGCCGCCGGCCTGGCCTGTGACag GTTCGGCCGCCGGCCCACCTTCGTGGTGTCCCTGGGGCTGGCCGTGCCCCTGGGGCTCGGCGTGGCGCTGGCCATCAGCTTCGTCATGGTCCTGGTCGCGCGGATGCTCTTCGGGGCCGCGCTGGCGGGCGCCTTCCTCTCCCTCTACGTGGCAC ggctggagcagtgcGACCCCCCGCACCGGCTGGAGGTGACGATGGTGGCCGGCTTCTTCTGGAtcgctggggagctgctgctgccggggctggcCGTGCTGTGCCGGGACTGGCGGGTCCTGCAGGGCGCCGTCACCATGATCCTGGCTCTGCTGGCCGCCTGCTGGTG GTGCCCGGCGCTGCTGCTGGAGTCCCCGCGCTGGCTGCTGGCCACGCAGCAGCTCGAGAGGGCCAGGAAGACGCTGCAGGCGCTGGCCGAGAGCAGCGGCCGCGGTGCTGATGACCAGGGGAGCCTCGTGGCGG AGCTGGAGATGCTGGCTGagggctccccccagccccgctaCCACGCCATCTGCGAGATCTTCAGCACCAGGGTGATCTGGAAGAACAGCGTCATCCTCGGCTTCACCGC CTTCATCGGCTCCGGCATCCGGCACTGCTTCACCCGCAACCTGGCCCCGCACCTGCCCCGGTTCTCCTCCTACTTGGCGCTGGTGGGCGCCGAGGCGGTggcctgcctcttcctctgcctcacCGCCGAGCGCTTCGGCCGCCGTGCCGTCCTCTTGCTCTGCACCGTCCTCACCGgcatctcctccctgctgctgctggccctcacCCAGT aCCTGCTGGACCTCATCGTGCTGACCCTGTCGGTGGTGGGCATCACCGCCTCGCACGCCGTCACCATGCTCAGCATCTTCTTCGCCAGCGAGGTGCTCCCCACCGTGGTCAG gggCGCCGGGCTGGGGCTGATCGTGGGGGCCAGCTTCGTGGGCAAGGCGGCCGCCCCCATCACGGCCATCCCCAACAGCCGCGGCTTCTTCCTGCACCACCTGGTGTTCGCCTCCTTCGCCATCCTCTCGGTGCTCAGCATCATGCTGCTGCCCGAGAGCCAGGGCCGCGGCCTGCCCCAGTCCCTGCAGGACGGCGAGAGCCAGCGCCGGCCCCCCCTGttccgc gcccccccccgcgagGACCACCTGCCCCTGCTCGCCCCCCGCGGCATCCCCCACGACTACTCCCGCCTCGTCTCCTCCACCAAGCGGGCGCTGGGCCCCCGAcacagccccgcggccgcccccccgcAGACGTAG